A genome region from Deltaproteobacteria bacterium HGW-Deltaproteobacteria-2 includes the following:
- a CDS encoding RDD family protein: MTIYKFAGFWRRLIAFMIDNTIVTIIFSVFCIIAATAYVFGAISSNSDAWIVDLTDPTSSFSIMLMSCLLYSVIMFGYFTYFHGATGRTPGKMLLGLQVVSADGAPISFGTAFLRTVGYLVSSLLFTFPLGFIWAAFDKRKQGWHDKIAGTVVIIREQQNNTVGISISENPN, from the coding sequence ATGACCATTTACAAATTCGCCGGTTTTTGGCGTCGACTGATAGCTTTTATGATCGACAACACAATTGTCACTATAATTTTTTCTGTTTTCTGCATAATCGCTGCAACGGCATATGTATTTGGTGCGATTTCTTCAAATAGTGACGCCTGGATTGTTGATTTAACTGATCCGACATCTTCTTTTTCAATAATGCTTATGTCCTGTCTGCTTTATTCTGTTATAATGTTTGGTTATTTTACTTATTTCCATGGCGCGACAGGACGCACGCCGGGTAAAATGCTTCTCGGTTTGCAGGTAGTTTCTGCTGACGGAGCACCGATTTCTTTCGGAACGGCTTTTTTGAGAACAGTCGGCTACCTGGTTTCAAGTTTATTATTTACCTTTCCCCTTGGTTTTATCTGGGCAGCATTTGACAAAAGAAAGCAGGGATGGCACGATAAAATAGCCGGGACGGTCGTTATTATCAGAGAACAGCAAAATAATACTGTAGGTATATCAATTTCCGAGAATCCTAATTAA
- a CDS encoding exopolyphosphatase has product MGDRNKDKVIIANCSGFFGDRLSAAKEMVQGGPIDFLTGDYLAELTMAILFRTKMKHPNGGYVQTYLSQMEEVMGECLDKKIKIVSNAGGLNPKGLAAELEALSAKLGLHPRIAYIDGDDLLPRLAELQGIGEEFIHMDKNIPLKDAKGMVLTANAYFGCWGIVKALEEGADIIVGGRIADASVVAGPAAWWYSWKENEWDKLAGAYTAGHIIECGAQATGGNYSFIDDVPDFRKVGFPIAEVHPDGSFIITKHPDTGGLVSVDTVKAQLMYEISTPSYLTPDVVARFDTIDISQNGPDRVLVKNVKGEPPTDTTKVCINTLGGYRNSSVVVLTGLDIEKKAKIVEDALFDAIGGRNQFQVCDVQLVRSNSENPASNEEAFAYLRLSVIDNDQKKVDKFSARVVELALANIPGFTLTAMPAKGIPALIYWPALMSTKHINQHVVVGGNEFNIEFVKPVPGYASPAPLKIKVPKVSEGKTVRAPMGRVFASRSGDKGGNANLGVWAKTPEGYAWLEKYLTPEKLKEIMKDLKNFEIERYELPNLLAVNFYIRGILGDGVASSLRMDPQAKTLGEYFRAKVVEMPENIVQRQIILCR; this is encoded by the coding sequence ATGGGAGATAGAAACAAAGATAAGGTTATCATAGCAAATTGCAGCGGATTTTTCGGCGATAGATTAAGCGCCGCAAAAGAGATGGTACAGGGCGGACCAATTGACTTTCTCACCGGTGATTACCTCGCAGAGCTCACCATGGCGATACTTTTTAGAACAAAGATGAAGCACCCCAATGGCGGATACGTCCAGACGTACCTCTCTCAGATGGAAGAGGTAATGGGCGAGTGCCTCGATAAGAAAATAAAAATCGTTTCCAATGCCGGAGGCCTTAATCCCAAAGGATTGGCCGCGGAGCTGGAAGCTTTATCCGCCAAACTTGGATTGCATCCCCGGATTGCGTATATTGATGGAGATGACCTCCTGCCGCGGTTGGCTGAACTTCAAGGCATAGGTGAAGAATTTATTCATATGGATAAAAATATACCTCTGAAGGACGCGAAGGGTATGGTGCTGACGGCAAATGCCTATTTTGGGTGCTGGGGCATTGTGAAGGCTCTGGAAGAAGGTGCTGATATTATTGTGGGAGGGCGAATCGCCGACGCCTCTGTTGTTGCTGGCCCGGCCGCCTGGTGGTATAGCTGGAAGGAAAACGAATGGGATAAGCTTGCCGGGGCTTATACGGCAGGCCATATCATAGAGTGCGGAGCGCAAGCGACAGGTGGAAATTATTCCTTCATTGACGATGTACCGGATTTCAGGAAGGTAGGATTTCCCATTGCCGAGGTGCATCCGGATGGTTCGTTCATTATCACGAAACATCCCGATACCGGCGGACTTGTTTCTGTTGATACGGTAAAGGCTCAGCTCATGTATGAGATCAGCACTCCGAGCTATCTTACACCGGATGTCGTAGCGCGCTTTGATACTATCGATATTTCCCAAAACGGGCCGGATAGAGTCCTTGTAAAAAACGTCAAAGGTGAGCCACCGACCGATACAACAAAGGTTTGCATCAATACTCTCGGCGGATACCGCAATTCATCGGTTGTCGTGCTCACTGGCCTCGATATAGAGAAGAAAGCGAAAATAGTGGAAGATGCTTTGTTTGACGCTATCGGCGGCAGGAACCAATTCCAGGTGTGCGATGTCCAGCTTGTCCGTTCGAATAGTGAAAATCCGGCGAGCAACGAAGAAGCTTTCGCGTACCTGCGCCTGTCCGTGATCGATAATGACCAAAAGAAGGTGGATAAATTCTCCGCCAGAGTCGTTGAACTGGCGCTGGCGAACATTCCGGGTTTTACTCTTACGGCTATGCCCGCGAAGGGAATCCCGGCGCTCATATACTGGCCAGCTCTCATGTCAACAAAGCATATTAACCAGCATGTCGTAGTCGGCGGAAACGAGTTTAATATAGAGTTTGTAAAACCGGTTCCGGGCTATGCCTCTCCCGCTCCGCTCAAAATAAAAGTTCCGAAAGTATCGGAAGGTAAAACTGTCAGGGCACCTATGGGCAGAGTGTTCGCAAGCCGTTCCGGTGATAAAGGCGGCAATGCAAATCTCGGCGTTTGGGCAAAGACACCGGAAGGCTACGCATGGCTGGAAAAGTATTTAACTCCTGAAAAGCTAAAAGAAATCATGAAGGATTTGAAGAATTTTGAAATCGAGCGTTATGAACTGCCGAATCTTCTCGCTGTAAATTTCTACATTAGAGGAATTCTCGGAGACGGCGTTGCCTCGTCTCTCCGCATGGATCCTCAGGCGAAAACACTTGGTGAATATTTTCGCGCCAAGGTCGTTGAAATGCCGGAGAACATTGTACAGCGTCAGATTATATTATGTCGATGA
- the accC gene encoding acetyl-CoA carboxylase biotin carboxylase subunit, with amino-acid sequence MFDKILIANRGEIAVRIIATCREMGIKTVAVYSEVDKDSLHVLEADQAVCLGSAEPSESYLNIDKLIVACRKTGAQAIHPGYGFLAENAGFAGRCKKEDIVFIGPSPQAIEDLGDKTVARRIMSKSGVPIIPGMMQPETNPNVLSKEAEKIGYPVLIKAAAGGGGKGMRIVRNKNDFLEACDAAAREAKNAFGNGAIYLEKFIEKPRHVEFQILADGFGNVIHLLERECSIQRRHQKIIEETPSTALTPKLRDEMGKAAVAAAKASGYVNAGTVEFILDEDGKFYFLEVNTRLQVEHPVTEMITGIDLVRQQLEIAAGGKLNIKQSDVAGRGHAIECRIYAENPLEAFMPSPGKIHFVREPRGPGIRNDCGVYSGFTVPMEYDPILAKLIVYAETRKDCISRMIRALNDYVILGVMTPIPFLVDILKTQAFQNGETYTDFIDKHFANWSPTLSGKDLAAVAFIVDALSNRRRSVTVTTADAEANSPWKTLGNFRP; translated from the coding sequence ATGTTCGATAAAATACTCATTGCCAATCGTGGAGAAATAGCCGTTCGCATCATCGCTACGTGCAGGGAGATGGGGATAAAGACCGTAGCGGTATATTCCGAAGTAGACAAAGATTCACTTCATGTCCTCGAGGCAGATCAGGCTGTTTGTCTCGGAAGCGCAGAGCCTTCAGAGAGTTATCTCAATATAGATAAGCTCATCGTTGCATGCCGCAAAACCGGCGCGCAGGCGATTCATCCCGGTTATGGATTTTTGGCGGAGAATGCAGGCTTTGCCGGGAGATGTAAAAAAGAGGACATCGTTTTTATCGGTCCATCACCTCAGGCAATAGAAGACCTCGGCGATAAGACTGTGGCGCGGCGCATCATGAGCAAAAGCGGTGTACCTATTATTCCCGGTATGATGCAACCGGAGACAAATCCGAATGTATTATCGAAAGAAGCTGAAAAGATAGGATATCCGGTTCTTATTAAAGCCGCGGCCGGTGGCGGCGGCAAGGGGATGAGAATTGTCAGGAACAAAAACGATTTTCTTGAGGCCTGTGACGCTGCAGCAAGAGAGGCGAAAAACGCCTTTGGAAATGGCGCGATTTATCTTGAGAAATTTATTGAAAAACCCAGACATGTCGAGTTCCAGATTTTAGCGGACGGCTTCGGGAATGTAATACACCTGTTGGAGCGCGAATGCTCGATACAACGCAGACATCAGAAGATCATTGAAGAGACGCCGTCAACTGCTCTTACACCGAAGCTAAGGGACGAGATGGGCAAGGCCGCCGTTGCAGCGGCGAAGGCCTCCGGTTATGTGAACGCAGGCACGGTGGAATTTATTCTCGATGAGGACGGCAAATTTTACTTCCTTGAGGTAAACACCCGCCTTCAGGTCGAACACCCTGTCACCGAAATGATAACCGGCATCGATCTTGTTCGCCAGCAGCTGGAGATAGCTGCCGGTGGCAAATTAAATATAAAGCAGTCGGATGTAGCAGGGCGTGGTCATGCCATCGAGTGCCGGATTTACGCGGAAAATCCGCTGGAAGCATTCATGCCTTCACCAGGCAAGATTCATTTCGTTCGGGAACCGCGCGGTCCCGGTATCAGGAACGATTGTGGTGTGTACTCCGGTTTTACCGTTCCAATGGAATACGATCCGATCCTTGCCAAGCTCATCGTTTACGCCGAGACAAGGAAAGACTGTATCAGCAGAATGATAAGAGCTCTTAACGATTACGTAATTCTCGGTGTAATGACGCCTATCCCTTTTCTTGTTGATATATTGAAAACGCAGGCTTTTCAAAACGGCGAGACATATACTGATTTTATCGATAAGCACTTTGCTAATTGGAGTCCCACTCTTTCCGGAAAGGACTTGGCGGCCGTCGCCTTTATAGTGGACGCTCTTTCCAACCGCAGAAGGTCTGTCACGGTTACAACGGCAGACGCGGAGGCAAATTCTCCATGGAAGACATTGGGGAATTTCAGACCATAA
- a CDS encoding methylcrotonoyl-CoA carboxylase gives MDIIETKVDTKSDEYKKNYEAMEALVSELKRELKKAREDRPQKTIDRLAAQGKLMIRKKLDMLLDKNTPFLEIAPLAAKGMYDGNVHGAGNVVGIGIVEGREVIASGSDATIKGGAVYPMGVKKTLRCQTIAMENHLPMISLLDSAGAYLPLQSEIFPDVDDGGRIFYNQAIVSKMGIPQITAVMGLCTAGGAYVPAMSDDVVHVKGTGAIFLGGPPLVLAATGEEVTAEQLGGAMVHCAESGVSDYFAEDEAHAITIVRNIVKMLPKKEKTKLTMMDVKPPLYDPKELYGIVSRDLRVPYDCREVIARLVDGSEFLEFKELYGPTLVCGFAHIHGYPVGILGNNGVLFSNSALKGTQFIQLCDKRGIPLLFLQNINGFIIGSQYEKLGITKDGHKMVNAVSTCTVPKFTVVVGASFGAGNYGMCGRAYSPRFLWMWPNAQIGVMGGEQAADVLVTLRNDQNAKAGLPPLTPEEVDFIKKPIVEAARSEMNAYHSTANIWDDGILDPAETRDVLGLAISASLNAPLRHDVFGYGIFRM, from the coding sequence ATGGATATCATAGAAACTAAGGTCGATACAAAATCGGATGAATATAAAAAGAATTATGAGGCGATGGAAGCCTTGGTATCCGAGCTGAAGCGAGAGTTGAAAAAAGCCAGGGAAGATCGACCACAAAAAACCATCGATCGTTTGGCCGCGCAGGGCAAGCTCATGATACGCAAAAAGCTTGATATGCTCCTGGATAAAAATACGCCGTTTTTGGAGATCGCTCCGCTTGCGGCCAAGGGCATGTATGACGGCAACGTGCACGGCGCCGGTAATGTGGTTGGTATCGGTATTGTCGAAGGACGCGAAGTTATTGCGTCAGGAAGCGATGCTACAATAAAAGGCGGTGCCGTCTATCCAATGGGTGTGAAAAAAACTCTGCGCTGTCAGACCATAGCTATGGAAAACCACCTGCCCATGATAAGTCTTCTCGACTCGGCCGGTGCGTACCTGCCTCTCCAATCGGAAATATTCCCGGACGTCGATGACGGCGGTAGAATATTCTACAATCAGGCAATAGTCTCGAAGATGGGTATACCTCAAATAACGGCCGTAATGGGACTATGTACAGCCGGTGGTGCCTATGTCCCTGCTATGTCGGATGACGTTGTGCACGTCAAGGGAACCGGTGCAATATTCCTGGGTGGACCGCCGCTTGTTCTGGCTGCCACGGGCGAAGAAGTAACCGCAGAACAGCTCGGTGGAGCGATGGTGCATTGCGCGGAATCAGGTGTCTCCGATTATTTCGCTGAGGACGAAGCGCACGCGATAACGATTGTCAGAAATATCGTAAAGATGTTGCCGAAAAAAGAAAAAACAAAACTCACGATGATGGATGTAAAACCGCCTCTGTATGATCCTAAAGAGCTCTATGGAATCGTGAGCCGCGACCTCAGGGTGCCCTATGATTGCCGTGAGGTGATTGCGCGTTTGGTGGACGGCAGCGAATTTCTCGAGTTCAAGGAACTCTATGGACCCACCCTCGTGTGCGGTTTTGCTCACATACATGGCTATCCAGTCGGCATATTGGGCAACAACGGCGTTTTATTTTCGAATAGCGCGTTAAAGGGCACTCAATTTATTCAGCTTTGCGACAAGCGCGGAATACCTCTGTTGTTTCTGCAAAATATAAACGGCTTTATTATCGGAAGTCAGTATGAAAAGCTTGGTATCACGAAGGATGGGCACAAGATGGTCAATGCCGTATCCACCTGTACTGTGCCGAAGTTCACGGTTGTTGTGGGCGCGTCATTTGGAGCGGGCAACTATGGAATGTGTGGCAGGGCATACTCTCCGCGTTTTCTGTGGATGTGGCCGAACGCGCAGATCGGAGTAATGGGCGGGGAGCAGGCGGCGGATGTACTCGTGACCCTCAGAAATGATCAGAACGCCAAGGCGGGATTACCTCCTCTGACGCCGGAAGAAGTTGATTTTATCAAAAAGCCGATCGTCGAAGCGGCGCGCAGCGAGATGAACGCCTATCACAGCACGGCGAACATATGGGATGACGGTATACTCGATCCTGCCGAAACACGTGACGTGCTTGGTCTTGCAATATCAGCCTCGCTCAACGCTCCGTTGCGTCATGATGTCTTCGGCTACGGCATCTTTAGAATGTGA